In a genomic window of Sporosarcina trichiuri:
- a CDS encoding DNA sulfur modification protein DndB: protein MDGGVKTEIPGILHEQFGKEVLLTQMRFKTLEAIFEVDSEVQRQLDMKKRGSIRSFIMDNLEAGEPVYFSPFVFSSRRQIVVDEGKFTLPEGCKLYISDGQHRAAALSSALIQLKSEREANEETGDLKEARRVQGKIDQIHNLPITLQIYLDLTTQEEQQMFTDLNSERAEANPGLRMQYDHRDPYTTLTRDVAEALQDRMHIEMKLSRLSEQSGAVTTLTTMRRCLVALFEGTLTERKGQAYFRNCKPSEVPAIARMFFESWEDVFPAEAWYAEGSVCSKSGVQLALAQTACNLSRGERIPYEAAFAQLTFLGNRCTWQPDDPLFSHMYDESSKRLKHHSSSTSIKRTMMKFLKVIEEERAAVLC from the coding sequence ATGGATGGAGGTGTTAAAACAGAGATCCCGGGTATTTTGCATGAGCAGTTCGGGAAAGAAGTCTTACTGACACAAATGCGGTTCAAGACACTCGAGGCGATTTTCGAGGTTGATTCGGAAGTACAGCGTCAGTTGGACATGAAGAAGCGGGGAAGTATACGGAGTTTCATCATGGATAATCTCGAGGCAGGTGAGCCGGTCTATTTCTCGCCATTTGTTTTTTCGAGCCGGAGGCAGATTGTCGTGGATGAGGGCAAATTCACATTGCCTGAGGGCTGTAAACTTTACATCAGCGACGGGCAGCATCGTGCGGCTGCGTTATCGTCAGCGCTCATTCAATTGAAGTCGGAAAGGGAAGCGAATGAGGAGACGGGCGATCTTAAAGAAGCCCGTCGTGTTCAGGGGAAGATCGATCAGATACATAATTTGCCGATCACGCTTCAGATCTATCTGGATTTGACAACACAGGAAGAGCAGCAGATGTTCACGGATTTGAACTCCGAACGCGCAGAAGCGAACCCGGGGTTACGGATGCAGTACGACCACCGGGATCCATATACGACCCTTACCCGCGATGTCGCAGAAGCATTACAGGATCGTATGCATATTGAAATGAAGTTATCCCGGCTGTCGGAGCAAAGCGGGGCGGTGACGACATTGACCACGATGCGCCGTTGCTTGGTCGCCCTGTTCGAAGGGACATTGACGGAACGGAAGGGGCAGGCGTATTTCAGGAACTGCAAACCGTCCGAAGTGCCTGCTATAGCACGTATGTTCTTTGAATCATGGGAAGACGTGTTCCCGGCGGAAGCGTGGTATGCGGAAGGCTCCGTCTGTTCGAAGTCGGGCGTGCAGTTAGCGCTTGCCCAGACGGCGTGCAACCTTTCCCGGGGCGAACGGATTCCGTATGAGGCCGCATTTGCGCAGCTGACTTTTCTCGGTAACCGCTGTACGTGGCAGCCGGACGATCCTCTCTTCTCGCATATGTACGACGAATCATCCAAACGGCTGAAGCATCATTCGTCATCAACGAGCATCAAGCGGACCATGATGAAGTTTCTGAAGGTGATTGAGGAGGAAAGGGCGGCGGTGTTGTGTTGA